In one window of Armatimonadota bacterium DNA:
- a CDS encoding glycosyltransferase family 4 protein: MSIASRAVTGTPVACGLMRVLLAVGPAVGGMAQHVASLVRGLDRSRFDVSLAGPSEDPAARVAAEHSCAVHALGFAAPPWRSGIAALRLAGLVRRERIDLVHAHGYSAATAAAFARRMTPDAKLVCTLHSFMTSTTARPVAGWRARWLLRLIARRSHRIIMVSDSLRSQVAGIADDAPHKLLTIPNGVDLAGFRRPDAAWARRELGLCATGVVVGMVGRLAAQKGPLDFVRAAALVGATFPDVQFVLIGDGPLRADVEKLARELKFSDRLVLAGHRPDAGALAQAFDVAVVASVSEGSSLTAMEAMAWGKPVAATAVGGVLEVVLDGETGILVPPGDPRVLSAAVASLLADPERAAALGQAGRRRVERDFSLARMIERTEETYVDTIYRDLANG; encoded by the coding sequence TTGAGCATCGCATCGAGAGCGGTCACGGGGACACCGGTGGCATGCGGGCTAATGCGAGTGCTGCTCGCGGTGGGGCCGGCCGTGGGCGGCATGGCGCAGCACGTCGCCAGCCTCGTGCGCGGGCTGGATCGTTCCCGCTTCGACGTGTCACTCGCGGGACCGTCCGAGGACCCGGCGGCACGAGTAGCCGCGGAGCACTCGTGCGCGGTGCATGCCCTGGGCTTCGCGGCGCCGCCCTGGCGCAGCGGGATTGCGGCGCTTCGCCTTGCCGGCCTTGTGCGCCGCGAACGAATCGATCTGGTGCACGCGCACGGCTACTCCGCCGCTACCGCGGCAGCGTTCGCGCGTCGAATGACCCCGGACGCCAAGCTCGTGTGCACACTGCACAGTTTCATGACTTCCACCACCGCGCGCCCCGTTGCCGGGTGGCGCGCTCGCTGGCTGCTGCGGCTCATCGCACGCCGCTCGCATCGCATCATCATGGTTTCCGATAGCTTGCGGTCCCAGGTTGCAGGTATCGCCGATGACGCGCCGCACAAGTTGCTGACAATCCCCAACGGGGTAGATCTCGCCGGCTTCCGAAGACCCGACGCGGCGTGGGCGCGTCGCGAGTTGGGGCTGTGCGCAACGGGCGTAGTGGTCGGGATGGTCGGCCGCCTTGCGGCCCAGAAGGGGCCGCTCGATTTCGTCCGGGCAGCCGCGCTCGTCGGCGCGACGTTTCCCGACGTGCAGTTCGTGCTCATCGGCGACGGCCCGCTGCGGGCCGACGTCGAGAAGCTCGCGCGAGAGTTGAAGTTCTCCGATCGCTTAGTGCTGGCCGGGCATCGCCCCGATGCCGGCGCCTTGGCCCAAGCCTTCGATGTGGCGGTGGTAGCGTCGGTGAGCGAAGGCTCATCTCTGACCGCGATGGAAGCCATGGCGTGGGGCAAGCCGGTCGCTGCCACGGCGGTCGGCGGGGTGCTCGAAGTCGTCCTGGACGGCGAGACCGGGATCCTCGTCCCGCCCGGCGATCCCCGCGTGCTGAGCGCAGCGGTCGCGTCCCTGCTCGCGGATCCGGAGCGCGCGGCGGCGCTCGGTCAGGCCGGGCGTCGGCGGGTCGAACGCGACTTTTCGCTGGCACGAATGATCGAACGCACCGAGGAAACATATGTGGATACGATATACCGTGACCTGGCCAACGGGTGA
- a CDS encoding tetratricopeptide repeat protein: protein MTDLNGQWMQSSEAADDAKVLITISTSEAEGMIRRWGVVSQAIGDLSVEAMLRGAVDDGVLDLLHSQRPEQHAREQEVTTKVKAILDSGYRVFVRDADDPIDSARADRIQARSLLKPGNPEQQTGAFYVLHLTVEPFGAVGLAARRDSAGAANASDALCHGMSATTSAPAMEQPAPVAAVAVAAADGNQNAPETHDEAGVELVAAATEEPQDTLAALGGYHVEEEATEPAMAAATENLQPDGVAESVGEILEAESPEPVAVSAAVEAPEDHDEAIALTEEVPAEAVVGQPKKYATKAEALTDQFRPKVAALDFRGLFAGNFGFQRDTVVDVTKLSVLSPQTISAYLMKANSLRQSGEHEKALSYYRVLLKSDPDNADYRFLYGKTLIEMGRIQPARECLERARELGHENAARELEQLDEREVKKPALGFLQFWRRAEAKR, encoded by the coding sequence GTGACAGATCTCAACGGCCAATGGATGCAAAGCAGCGAAGCCGCTGACGACGCCAAGGTCCTCATCACGATTTCTACCTCGGAGGCCGAGGGCATGATCCGCCGCTGGGGAGTGGTCTCCCAGGCGATCGGCGACCTGTCGGTGGAAGCGATGCTGCGGGGCGCAGTTGACGACGGCGTCCTCGATCTCCTGCACTCCCAGCGACCCGAGCAGCACGCTAGGGAGCAAGAGGTCACGACAAAGGTCAAGGCCATCCTTGATTCCGGATACCGCGTGTTCGTTCGCGACGCAGACGATCCGATTGATTCCGCGCGAGCGGATCGCATACAGGCGCGCTCGCTTCTGAAGCCCGGCAACCCAGAGCAGCAGACCGGGGCCTTCTATGTGCTGCACCTGACCGTCGAGCCGTTCGGCGCGGTGGGACTCGCAGCGCGCCGCGACAGCGCCGGCGCCGCCAATGCCTCCGACGCCCTGTGCCACGGCATGTCTGCGACGACCTCGGCACCCGCGATGGAGCAACCTGCTCCGGTCGCCGCTGTCGCAGTAGCTGCGGCTGACGGCAATCAGAATGCCCCTGAGACGCATGACGAAGCCGGAGTCGAGCTTGTGGCCGCGGCAACCGAGGAGCCGCAGGACACGCTCGCCGCCCTCGGCGGATATCACGTCGAGGAGGAGGCGACAGAGCCCGCCATGGCTGCGGCGACTGAGAATCTGCAACCCGACGGAGTTGCGGAGTCGGTCGGTGAGATCCTCGAGGCGGAATCGCCGGAGCCCGTCGCCGTGTCGGCGGCAGTCGAGGCGCCGGAGGATCACGACGAAGCCATTGCGCTGACGGAAGAGGTCCCCGCCGAGGCGGTCGTGGGGCAGCCGAAGAAGTACGCCACCAAGGCGGAAGCGCTCACGGATCAATTCCGTCCGAAAGTCGCCGCGCTCGATTTCCGCGGCCTGTTCGCGGGCAACTTCGGGTTCCAGCGCGACACCGTGGTGGATGTCACGAAGCTATCAGTTCTGAGCCCGCAGACGATCAGCGCCTATCTCATGAAGGCGAACTCGCTGCGTCAGTCCGGCGAGCACGAGAAGGCTCTGAGCTACTACCGGGTCCTGCTTAAGTCCGACCCCGACAACGCAGACTACCGCTTCCTGTACGGCAAGACATTGATAGAGATGGGACGTATCCAGCCCGCGCGCGAGTGTTTGGAGCGCGCGCGCGAGTTGGGGCACGAGAATGCGGCGCGCGAATTGGAGCAATTGGATGAGCGCGAGGTGAAGAAGCCGGCGCTCGGTTTCCTACAGTTCTGGCGCCGTGCCGAAGCGAAGCGCTAG
- a CDS encoding sulfatase-like hydrolase/transferase: MPKTSGDPAALVVPCFPCRTGSPTERLDTVAPCVVPGLVEHVPFNILLITIDSLRADHLGCYGYGRDTSPNLDALAGQGTLLTRMFAPAVPTQPSFTTIYTGQYSLTHGIISHGGTEQLGPDHPFVTEELRKAGLVTCAVDNLYSMRPWFARGYEFYIDPSHRAKMRLSVTCEGINRRAIPCLRAHADEPFFLLVHYWDTHTPYEPPARLRHRYYDGDPTGDEYSTLEPMRTAPLGDIWREQWLTPLSRKRWRGREIRDAEYVVALYD, translated from the coding sequence GTGCCCAAGACATCGGGCGATCCGGCTGCGCTGGTGGTGCCCTGCTTTCCTTGCCGCACCGGCTCACCAACTGAACGGCTGGACACCGTCGCGCCATGCGTCGTTCCGGGGCTGGTCGAGCACGTGCCGTTCAACATATTGCTCATCACGATTGACAGCCTGCGCGCCGACCACCTCGGCTGCTACGGCTACGGGCGGGACACTAGCCCCAACCTTGACGCCCTGGCAGGCCAAGGTACGCTCCTGACCCGCATGTTCGCGCCCGCCGTGCCCACCCAGCCGTCGTTCACCACCATCTACACGGGTCAGTACTCACTCACCCACGGCATCATCTCCCACGGCGGCACGGAGCAACTCGGCCCCGACCATCCCTTCGTGACTGAGGAGCTGCGCAAGGCCGGCCTCGTGACGTGCGCGGTGGATAACCTGTACTCGATGCGGCCGTGGTTCGCGCGGGGCTACGAGTTCTACATTGATCCCAGCCACCGCGCGAAGATGCGGTTGTCCGTGACATGCGAAGGCATCAACCGGCGCGCGATCCCGTGCCTGCGCGCCCACGCGGATGAGCCCTTCTTTCTCCTGGTGCACTACTGGGACACCCACACCCCATACGAGCCACCGGCGAGACTGCGACATCGCTACTACGACGGCGACCCCACGGGCGACGAGTACTCAACTCTCGAGCCCATGCGCACCGCGCCGCTCGGCGATATCTGGCGCGAGCAATGGCTGACCCCCCTGTCGCGCAAGCGCTGGCGCGGCCGGGAGATCCGCGACGCCGAGTACGTGGTCGCGCTCTACGATG
- a CDS encoding exo-alpha-sialidase, with amino-acid sequence MRDHTGPRFSIADDPAVYQAFPDVVLTASGKLLLVYRESDAHVPTWTRIMLTESADEGATWSTPREHHRLSQQEHGWTWNCPRLAQLSDGRIALICDRRDQVKERLCKWENVIWWSEDEGRAWPEPQNTGCRGYVPDRILELDDGALLLGLQHYDQSSQRLIQRVFRSTDRGATWGEPAVVASHPDYNLCEGSIMQLPSGELLCFMRENSGKGYPTFLSRSSDRGQTWSPIEPTDMIGHRPVAGLLPDGRILVTYRDVGGSWSFCAWLGDETGRGRILRIEEDASRRAGDYGYSGWVRLPDGRIFIAYHLRGDAPTSRVRGCYLSERHFD; translated from the coding sequence ATGCGTGATCATACCGGGCCCAGGTTCAGCATAGCCGACGACCCCGCTGTCTACCAAGCGTTCCCCGACGTGGTTCTGACCGCGTCGGGGAAGCTGCTTCTGGTGTATCGCGAGAGCGATGCCCACGTACCGACGTGGACGCGCATCATGCTCACGGAAAGCGCCGACGAAGGCGCGACGTGGAGCACCCCGCGGGAGCACCACCGCCTGTCGCAGCAAGAGCACGGCTGGACCTGGAACTGCCCCCGCCTCGCCCAGCTCTCCGACGGCAGGATCGCTCTGATCTGCGATCGCCGCGATCAGGTCAAAGAGCGCCTCTGCAAGTGGGAAAACGTGATCTGGTGGAGCGAGGATGAGGGACGCGCGTGGCCGGAGCCGCAGAACACCGGCTGCCGAGGCTACGTGCCCGACCGAATTCTGGAACTGGATGACGGCGCGCTTCTCCTCGGCCTTCAGCACTACGACCAGAGCAGTCAGCGGCTCATCCAACGCGTGTTTCGCTCGACGGACAGGGGTGCGACCTGGGGCGAGCCGGCCGTGGTGGCGTCGCATCCCGACTACAACCTCTGCGAAGGCTCGATCATGCAACTCCCATCCGGCGAGTTGCTGTGCTTCATGCGTGAGAACTCCGGCAAGGGATACCCGACGTTTCTCTCGCGCTCGAGCGATCGGGGACAAACGTGGTCGCCGATCGAGCCCACGGACATGATCGGCCATCGGCCCGTGGCCGGGCTCCTGCCCGACGGGCGCATTCTGGTGACGTATCGCGACGTGGGTGGGAGCTGGTCCTTCTGTGCCTGGCTGGGAGACGAGACCGGCAGGGGGCGGATCCTGCGCATCGAGGAGGACGCCTCCAGGCGGGCCGGGGACTACGGGTATTCCGGCTGGGTGCGATTGCCGGACGGGCGCATCTTCATCGCCTACCACCTGCGCGGCGACGCGCCCACGTCGCGCGTCCGTGGGTGCTATCTCAGCGAGAGGCACTTCGATTGA
- a CDS encoding DUF4838 domain-containing protein, whose protein sequence is MMKRIVTMMIVATMAGGAGSAGTGVQLVKDGRAVCSVMLPREPTAGERAAADELRAYLSRMSGAEVPLGSTMPTRIVLGRAASFEKMPFAVPQLQSEYFLMRTHAGDLYLIGADEAAVSHAVYTLLRDLGCRWFMPGDIGKVVPQRSDITVGPCDRIEGPDFNLRSMWYAWSSSDPENTPAARARFAEWCRRNRTGGAKVGMGHNLVHGPLPPDTYLRDHPEYYALVDGVRKPTQPCTSNPAVIDIVAREVIRYFDDNPDAVSYSLSPEDNAEFCQCANCTALDSGLTDPGFSDYPVVTDRLVRFYNAVAERVQEKHPGKCVAFYAYFNHTLPPTTVKLHPNVLVSVTAQQFCTVHSVTDRHCASRRKMAGIIEEYARQTDYVYVREYDPMPGSAELPTPLFGAHLRDMPWYKRVGVRGFSWESHKSWATLMPNHYVLAEMMWDADQDPDALLADFYDAFFGPAAAPMRRYYEALEMAFARSEAHPGWGTREFPAIFTDEILSHCRAALREARPRARNSPYRERVRMVAFGLAYLESWLNLKRAVAGADYEAAVAARDRTLRLLDTLSGVNGDFVSGSEARGAITRDDNELGWILPYSRQFRRNNDVIAELPKLWRFRREADELESSAWAGADYNDSAWGMISTDSQWWEQVSAPLENCRAWVRVSFAVPDAFRNRRIILRLGALDEEGWLYVNGALVHRRMAEGENWAEPFEVDITHQVRLGERNVLAVRAQAETTLGGVWRGAVIYSPSGR, encoded by the coding sequence ATGATGAAACGGATCGTCACAATGATGATCGTCGCGACGATGGCTGGTGGCGCCGGGAGCGCCGGAACCGGCGTGCAGTTGGTAAAGGACGGCCGCGCGGTGTGCAGCGTGATGCTGCCTCGCGAGCCGACAGCCGGCGAGCGCGCCGCCGCCGATGAGCTGCGCGCGTATCTCAGCAGAATGAGTGGCGCCGAGGTCCCGCTCGGCAGTACAATGCCGACCCGCATCGTCCTGGGACGGGCGGCGTCTTTCGAGAAAATGCCGTTCGCGGTCCCTCAGCTTCAATCCGAGTATTTCCTGATGCGCACCCACGCGGGTGACCTCTATCTCATCGGCGCGGATGAGGCGGCGGTGTCGCATGCCGTGTACACGCTTCTGCGCGACCTCGGTTGTCGCTGGTTCATGCCCGGCGACATCGGCAAGGTCGTGCCTCAGCGCTCGGATATTACCGTTGGTCCGTGCGACCGCATCGAAGGCCCGGACTTCAACCTGCGCAGCATGTGGTACGCCTGGAGTTCAAGTGACCCGGAGAACACGCCCGCCGCGCGTGCGCGCTTCGCCGAGTGGTGCCGCCGGAACCGCACCGGCGGCGCCAAGGTGGGGATGGGTCACAACCTGGTTCACGGGCCACTGCCGCCCGACACATACCTCAGGGATCATCCCGAGTACTACGCCCTGGTTGACGGCGTGCGCAAGCCGACTCAGCCGTGCACATCCAACCCGGCGGTCATAGACATCGTCGCGCGCGAGGTGATCCGCTACTTCGATGACAACCCGGACGCGGTCAGCTATTCGCTCTCCCCTGAGGATAACGCGGAGTTCTGCCAATGCGCGAATTGCACCGCCCTCGACAGCGGACTGACTGATCCGGGTTTCAGCGATTACCCGGTTGTTACCGACCGCCTCGTGCGTTTCTACAACGCCGTTGCCGAGCGGGTGCAGGAGAAGCATCCGGGGAAGTGCGTCGCCTTCTACGCGTACTTCAATCACACACTGCCGCCGACGACGGTGAAGCTGCACCCGAACGTCCTGGTCTCCGTCACCGCCCAGCAGTTCTGCACGGTGCACTCCGTAACTGATCGTCACTGCGCCTCCCGTCGCAAGATGGCCGGCATCATTGAGGAGTACGCGCGGCAGACCGACTACGTGTACGTCCGCGAATACGACCCGATGCCCGGCTCAGCCGAGCTGCCGACCCCTCTTTTCGGCGCACACCTCCGCGACATGCCATGGTACAAGCGGGTCGGCGTGCGCGGGTTCTCATGGGAAAGCCACAAGTCGTGGGCGACACTCATGCCGAATCACTACGTGCTCGCCGAGATGATGTGGGATGCCGACCAGGATCCGGACGCCCTCCTGGCGGACTTCTACGACGCGTTCTTCGGCCCGGCGGCGGCTCCGATGAGACGATATTATGAAGCGCTCGAAATGGCATTCGCACGGTCCGAAGCGCACCCGGGCTGGGGTACCCGCGAGTTCCCCGCGATATTCACCGACGAGATCCTGTCGCACTGCCGCGCCGCGCTGCGTGAGGCACGGCCGCGCGCCCGCAATTCGCCCTACCGCGAGCGCGTGCGCATGGTGGCGTTCGGTTTGGCGTACCTCGAATCGTGGCTCAACCTGAAGCGCGCCGTCGCCGGGGCGGACTATGAGGCGGCGGTCGCGGCGCGAGACCGCACGCTGCGCCTGCTCGACACGCTTTCCGGCGTCAATGGGGATTTCGTTTCTGGTTCCGAAGCCCGCGGCGCGATCACGCGCGACGATAACGAACTCGGCTGGATCCTGCCGTACTCTCGGCAGTTCCGCCGAAACAACGATGTCATTGCCGAATTACCCAAGCTGTGGCGCTTTCGCAGGGAGGCGGACGAACTGGAATCGTCGGCGTGGGCCGGCGCTGACTACAACGACTCCGCGTGGGGCATGATCAGCACCGATTCTCAGTGGTGGGAGCAGGTATCGGCACCGCTCGAGAACTGCCGCGCGTGGGTCAGAGTCAGCTTCGCCGTGCCCGACGCGTTCCGCAACAGGCGCATCATCCTTCGCCTGGGCGCACTCGACGAGGAAGGATGGCTCTACGTCAACGGCGCTCTCGTCCACCGCCGCATGGCCGAGGGCGAGAACTGGGCGGAACCATTCGAGGTGGACATCACGCACCAAGTCCGCCTCGGCGAGCGCAACGTGCTCGCCGTGCGCGCTCAGGCCGAGACGACACTTGGAGGGGTGTGGCGCGGAGCGGTCATTTACTCGCCCAGTGGGCGTTGA
- a CDS encoding LysM peptidoglycan-binding domain-containing protein, which yields MTGQGHKDFSEQDVQQRFETIAKDMVETGLYAEAIEAYKELIRDHPGSRWAANAYLSIAHCYHALGQEEEELSALEDIIAQFPDHVVAKRARGAIEALRGRHYGEGPAGADLHGAVRRLTRQVERLRQAQQRRAWLGAVVFVVLLVAIIWLAARSSGGYSSRAADDLSKRVTALESAVQAVSGGTPGGASQGAPDAASPAATVTPVAPQPTTPPAPATKAPPTPKPPPAPVRPPSTKTYTVKDGESLWTIARSQLGDGRRAEEIAELNGIKAPYNIRVGDKLKLPTRE from the coding sequence GTGACAGGACAGGGGCATAAAGACTTCTCGGAGCAAGACGTGCAGCAGCGCTTCGAGACCATCGCCAAGGACATGGTCGAAACCGGCCTGTACGCCGAGGCCATCGAGGCGTACAAGGAGTTGATTCGCGACCATCCCGGCAGCCGCTGGGCTGCCAACGCCTATCTCTCCATCGCGCACTGCTATCATGCCCTCGGCCAAGAGGAAGAGGAGCTGAGCGCCCTTGAGGATATCATCGCGCAGTTCCCCGACCACGTCGTGGCGAAGCGGGCGCGGGGAGCGATAGAGGCGCTGCGCGGACGTCATTACGGCGAAGGGCCCGCGGGAGCGGATCTTCACGGCGCGGTGCGGCGCCTGACACGGCAAGTGGAACGGCTGCGTCAGGCGCAGCAGCGAAGAGCCTGGCTCGGCGCCGTCGTGTTCGTCGTGTTGCTCGTCGCAATCATCTGGCTTGCCGCGAGATCCTCGGGCGGTTACTCCTCTCGGGCCGCGGACGATCTCAGCAAGCGCGTCACCGCGCTCGAGTCGGCGGTGCAGGCGGTCTCCGGCGGGACGCCCGGCGGCGCATCACAAGGGGCGCCCGACGCTGCAAGCCCTGCCGCTACCGTGACACCGGTTGCGCCGCAGCCAACGACGCCACCCGCGCCGGCGACTAAGGCTCCTCCAACACCAAAGCCGCCCCCCGCCCCGGTGCGCCCACCCTCGACTAAGACATACACGGTCAAGGACGGCGAGTCTCTGTGGACCATCGCGCGTAGTCAGTTGGGCGACGGACGACGCGCGGAGGAGATCGCGGAGTTGAACGGCATCAAGGCGCCGTACAACATCAGGGTAGGCGACAAGCTCAAGCTGCCGACGCGGGAGTAG
- a CDS encoding class II fructose-bisphosphate aldolase codes for MLLPSKEIIAKAEDGGYAVGAFNAVNMETAQAVFAAAERERAPFLIQITQTTLAYTEPEELFAVVRTLADRCTVPVALHLDHGRSFDLVMRFLRLGMTSVMIDGSLQEDGKTPRSYEENVEVTRKVVAAAHAIGVTVEGEIGRLGVIKGEHEDHLTNPAEARKFVDDTGVDLLAVGIGTTHGLYKGTPKIDHDRLKEINTATPVALVMHGGTGVPDDAVRKAVELGIRKINIDTQIRVAFFDAVAEQVHKTEKEHAEAEAKGDVRKYDIRKLLAPARDAMVEAIAEKMRLFGSAGKA; via the coding sequence ATGCTGCTGCCAAGCAAAGAGATCATCGCCAAGGCTGAGGACGGAGGCTACGCGGTCGGCGCTTTCAATGCCGTGAACATGGAGACGGCGCAAGCCGTTTTCGCCGCGGCGGAGCGGGAACGCGCGCCGTTCTTGATACAGATCACTCAGACGACCCTTGCGTACACCGAACCCGAGGAGCTGTTCGCCGTCGTTCGCACGCTGGCGGACCGCTGCACCGTCCCCGTCGCGTTGCACCTCGACCACGGGCGCTCGTTCGATCTCGTGATGAGGTTCCTGCGCCTGGGCATGACGTCGGTGATGATTGACGGCTCGCTCCAGGAGGACGGCAAGACGCCGCGCTCCTACGAGGAGAACGTCGAAGTCACACGCAAGGTCGTCGCGGCCGCCCACGCGATCGGCGTCACGGTCGAAGGCGAGATCGGCCGCCTCGGTGTCATCAAGGGCGAGCATGAAGATCACCTCACGAATCCCGCCGAGGCCAGGAAGTTCGTTGACGACACCGGAGTTGATCTGCTCGCCGTGGGCATCGGCACGACGCACGGGCTGTACAAGGGCACGCCGAAGATTGACCACGACCGATTGAAGGAAATCAACACGGCGACCCCCGTGGCGTTGGTGATGCACGGCGGCACCGGCGTCCCCGATGACGCGGTGCGCAAGGCCGTCGAGCTTGGCATCCGCAAGATCAACATAGACACGCAGATTCGCGTCGCCTTCTTCGATGCGGTCGCCGAGCAGGTGCACAAGACCGAGAAGGAGCATGCCGAGGCCGAGGCCAAGGGCGATGTCCGCAAGTACGATATCCGCAAGCTGCTCGCGCCCGCCCGCGACGCCATGGTCGAGGCCATCGCGGAGAAGATGCGGCTGTTCGGCTCGGCCGGCAAGGCCTGA
- the dprA gene encoding DNA-processing protein DprA, with protein MNPRTLAWLVLNHVPGAGAVTLRRLVSGVGSPEATLQASVEQLVAIGSLSPAQAQELKRLAAGVGDFEDLAADLQRRGTHLLTFEDESYPSNLRALRDAPPLLYVRGSLLARDHTAVAVIGTRTPSDGGIAATTAIARGLADRDVTIVSGLARGVDGAAHRGALEAGRTIAVLGSGIDRVTPQRHHRLAQEITRRGALLSEIPPGARASREALLARNRIQAGLAKAVVVAQCRSRGGSFATARRALAAARSVLAVRWDETEFADGPKRLGELGARVVSASDAVDLAAEAAFKPLPPSPQREIALDDPAQRPLGE; from the coding sequence ATGAACCCCCGGACCCTGGCCTGGCTCGTGCTCAACCATGTGCCCGGGGCGGGCGCGGTCACGCTGCGGCGGTTGGTCTCGGGCGTTGGCTCACCTGAGGCGACGCTCCAGGCATCCGTGGAACAACTCGTCGCCATCGGTTCTCTCAGCCCGGCGCAAGCTCAAGAACTCAAACGGCTCGCTGCCGGAGTCGGGGACTTCGAGGACCTCGCGGCGGACCTCCAGCGGCGAGGCACACACCTCCTCACATTTGAGGACGAGTCGTATCCGTCGAATCTCCGCGCACTCCGCGACGCGCCTCCCCTGCTCTACGTACGCGGATCACTGCTCGCACGGGACCACACGGCGGTGGCGGTCATCGGCACGCGCACACCATCTGACGGGGGGATAGCCGCCACCACCGCCATCGCGCGGGGTCTAGCGGATCGTGACGTGACCATCGTCAGCGGCCTTGCGCGCGGCGTGGACGGAGCGGCGCATCGCGGGGCGCTCGAAGCGGGCCGCACCATTGCCGTCCTCGGCAGCGGGATTGACCGGGTGACACCGCAGCGTCATCACCGTCTGGCGCAGGAGATAACGCGCCGCGGCGCGCTGCTGTCGGAAATCCCGCCGGGCGCCCGCGCGAGCCGGGAAGCCCTGCTCGCGCGCAATCGGATTCAGGCGGGCCTGGCGAAGGCCGTCGTCGTGGCGCAGTGCAGGAGCCGCGGCGGCAGCTTCGCGACAGCCAGGCGCGCCCTGGCGGCCGCTCGCTCCGTACTCGCAGTGCGCTGGGACGAAACTGAGTTTGCTGATGGGCCGAAGCGATTGGGGGAGCTAGGCGCCCGTGTGGTCAGCGCCTCGGACGCGGTCGACCTCGCCGCGGAGGCTGCGTTCAAACCGCTGCCGCCGTCGCCGCAGCGAGAGATCGCGCTCGACGATCCTGCTCAACGCCCACTGGGCGAGTAA
- a CDS encoding ParA family protein, giving the protein MEGYSLAEAGYSYGGMRVIAFANEKGGVAKTTSCVNLAAALAHRGHSVLCMDMDPQANATLALGFDSDAVEAQSHLLLMDPRFPLERLIVESKVPNLELVPSCSNMNMCNKTLVAEVGREVRLRNKLLDHAKSVFTKKYDYVMIDCSPSLDLITVNVLMAATDMVVPVQAKFYSLQGMSLLAETVASLYEQLDPRVKTLGILVTLFDRGTALDNAMYALLKEKIEAEYGDFMFRTVIGKNIAVSETEARATPIVLSDPSAPAAKAYDAVADELLERLARSN; this is encoded by the coding sequence ATGGAGGGATACTCGCTCGCCGAGGCCGGGTATAGCTACGGAGGCATGAGGGTCATCGCCTTCGCCAACGAGAAGGGCGGGGTGGCGAAGACGACGTCGTGCGTCAACCTCGCCGCGGCTCTCGCCCACCGGGGGCATTCCGTGCTGTGCATGGACATGGACCCGCAGGCCAATGCCACCCTCGCGTTGGGCTTTGATTCCGATGCAGTCGAGGCGCAGTCCCATCTGCTGCTGATGGATCCTCGGTTCCCTCTCGAGCGCTTGATCGTCGAGAGCAAAGTCCCGAACCTTGAACTCGTCCCGTCTTGTTCCAACATGAACATGTGCAACAAGACGCTGGTCGCCGAGGTCGGACGCGAGGTGCGACTGCGCAACAAGCTCCTCGATCACGCGAAGAGCGTGTTCACCAAGAAATACGATTACGTCATGATAGACTGCTCGCCGTCGCTCGACCTGATCACGGTCAACGTGCTCATGGCGGCGACGGACATGGTCGTGCCGGTACAGGCGAAGTTCTATTCCTTGCAGGGCATGTCGCTCCTGGCCGAGACCGTAGCGTCGCTGTACGAACAGCTCGATCCGCGGGTCAAGACGTTGGGCATCCTGGTCACTCTTTTCGATCGCGGCACCGCGCTCGACAACGCCATGTACGCGCTGCTCAAGGAGAAGATCGAAGCCGAGTACGGCGATTTCATGTTCCGCACGGTGATCGGCAAGAACATCGCGGTCAGCGAGACCGAGGCGAGGGCGACGCCGATCGTGCTCAGCGATCCGAGCGCGCCGGCGGCCAAGGCGTATGATGCAGTGGCCGACGAGCTGCTCGAGCGTCTGGCGCGCTCCAACTAG